Proteins from one Ignavibacteria bacterium genomic window:
- a CDS encoding tRNA-guanine transglycosylase has translation MKFSLSSTDNNARLGFLETEHGVIETPTFMPVGTQGTVKAIEQRELVEIGAQIILGNTYHLYLRPGLEILRAANGLHKFM, from the coding sequence ATGAAATTTTCTCTTTCCTCCACCGACAACAACGCGCGACTTGGTTTTCTTGAAACGGAACACGGCGTTATAGAAACACCAACGTTTATGCCGGTAGGAACGCAAGGAACAGTGAAAGCAATCGAGCAGCGTGAATTGGTGGAAATCGGCGCGCAAATAATTTTGGGAAACACGTATCATCTGTATTTGCGTCCGGGATTGGAAATTCTTCGCGCAGCAAACGGGTTGCACAAATTTATG